Proteins encoded together in one Salarchaeum sp. JOR-1 window:
- the aglJ gene encoding S-layer glycoprotein N-glycosyltransferase AglJ, whose protein sequence is MYGDVCVLIPTLNEAETIGSVIDGLREEGLENVLVVDGHSTDETREIAREHGADVFEQSGSGKGQAVREAVRHVDAAYVLMLDGDGTYRTEDAPKVLEPVVSGDADHVVGDRFANMESGAMTRLNRVGNSLINRAFARIHGHDYADILSGYRAFTRTSFEKMSLTADGFGIETEMAVECARHNQTVRVVDITYKPRPEDSETNLNPVTDGARIIYTLYRLAKTNNPLFYFGSVGGGALLLSVALGAYVAYEWFAKGVSHNVIAVAAGVALLFGVQLLMFGVLSDLFVTLHREQLHRIEQVRERSEE, encoded by the coding sequence ATGTACGGGGACGTGTGCGTGCTCATCCCGACCTTGAACGAGGCCGAGACCATCGGGAGCGTCATCGACGGCCTGCGCGAGGAAGGCCTGGAGAACGTCCTCGTCGTGGACGGTCACTCGACGGACGAAACGCGCGAGATAGCGCGAGAGCACGGCGCGGACGTCTTCGAGCAGTCCGGCTCCGGGAAGGGCCAGGCAGTCCGGGAGGCCGTGCGGCACGTCGACGCCGCCTACGTCCTCATGTTGGACGGTGACGGCACGTACCGTACCGAGGACGCCCCGAAAGTGCTGGAGCCGGTGGTGTCGGGGGACGCAGACCACGTGGTCGGCGACCGGTTCGCGAACATGGAGTCGGGCGCGATGACGCGGCTCAACAGGGTCGGGAACTCCCTCATCAATCGGGCGTTCGCCCGCATCCACGGCCACGACTACGCGGACATCCTCTCCGGCTACCGCGCGTTCACCCGGACGTCGTTCGAGAAGATGAGTCTCACCGCGGACGGGTTCGGTATCGAGACGGAGATGGCGGTCGAGTGCGCGCGCCACAACCAGACGGTTCGCGTCGTAGACATCACGTACAAGCCGCGGCCCGAGGATTCGGAGACGAACCTCAACCCCGTGACGGACGGCGCGCGCATCATCTACACGCTCTACCGGCTCGCGAAGACGAACAACCCCCTCTTCTACTTCGGGAGCGTCGGCGGCGGCGCGCTCCTCCTCAGCGTCGCGCTCGGCGCCTACGTCGCCTACGAGTGGTTCGCGAAGGGCGTCTCCCACAACGTCATCGCCGTCGCCGCCGGCGTCGCATTACTGTTCGGCGTGCAACTCCTCATGTTCGGCGTGCTCTCCGACCTCTTCGTCACGCTCCACCGCGAACAACTCCATCGCATCGAACAGGTCCGCGAGCGCTCAGAGGAGTGA
- a CDS encoding GtrA family protein, with protein sequence MTLTEDIQALVRGVRAGQFLSVGIVGALFDTLVLTLVVEGTGIAPFWAKFVSAEAAIVLMFVVNDRWTFSGEAGGGLVPTGKRFARSNVVRAGGVAVALSVLYVLNGQFGVWYALANVIGIGVGFVVNYVAESLFTWRVHVE encoded by the coding sequence ATGACGCTCACCGAAGACATCCAAGCGCTGGTTCGTGGCGTGCGCGCGGGCCAGTTCCTCTCCGTCGGCATCGTGGGCGCGCTCTTCGACACGCTCGTCCTGACGCTCGTCGTCGAAGGCACCGGGATTGCGCCGTTCTGGGCGAAGTTCGTGAGCGCGGAAGCCGCCATCGTGTTGATGTTCGTCGTGAACGACCGCTGGACGTTCTCCGGGGAGGCGGGCGGCGGGCTGGTTCCGACGGGGAAGCGGTTCGCGCGCTCGAACGTCGTGCGCGCCGGCGGCGTCGCGGTCGCGCTGTCCGTGCTCTACGTGCTCAACGGCCAGTTCGGCGTCTGGTACGCGCTCGCGAACGTCATCGGCATCGGCGTCGGGTTCGTCGTGAACTACGTCGCGGAAAGCCTGTTTACCTGGCGCGTCCACGTCGAGTAG
- a CDS encoding thioesterase family protein → MPEPFTHEIDVQFRDLDTRSHVNHVVYASYFEHAKERLYEEVLGVSLADSPTVVRSLNVEYRDSIPPDSTVTAELSPISVGKSSLTIDYELRVEGDVVATGQTVSVYLNEDGRPTAIPDDWRDALADYE, encoded by the coding sequence ATGCCGGAGCCGTTCACGCACGAGATCGACGTGCAGTTCCGCGACCTCGACACCCGGAGTCACGTGAATCACGTGGTGTACGCGTCCTACTTCGAGCACGCGAAGGAACGCCTCTACGAGGAAGTGCTCGGTGTGTCGCTTGCGGACTCCCCGACGGTGGTTCGGTCGCTGAACGTCGAGTACCGGGACTCGATTCCGCCGGACAGTACGGTGACCGCCGAGCTCTCCCCGATTTCGGTGGGGAAGAGCAGTCTCACCATCGACTACGAACTCCGCGTCGAGGGCGACGTGGTGGCGACCGGGCAGACGGTCTCGGTCTACTTGAACGAGGACGGTCGGCCGACGGCGATTCCGGACGACTGGCGGGACGCCCTCGCCGACTACGAGTAG